Below is a genomic region from Pseudarthrobacter sulfonivorans.
AGGTCCGCGGATTGGGCCAGGCCAGCCCGGACCTGCAGTGCCAGGACCAGGCTCGTGGCCGCCACGTCGGAGAACGCCAGCGCCCGGCTGGCGACAACCGGGGTGAACACGTTCGTTTCCGCCGAATACAACGTGAGTGCGGCCCGGTAGCCGCGTTCCAGCGGCAAGGGCACGGCGACAGCGGAGCGGAAGCCGGCTGACCTGAGACTGGCCGGGTACTCGTCCCAGCGCTTGTCCGGGCAGTGATCATTGAGAATGATGGTCAGGCGGCCGCCCAGTGCCCGCGAGGTGGGACCCCGTCCGGCGAGCTGGTCCCACCGGGATAGGCCGCCGGCGGCGTCGGTGGTTGCCGCTGTGAAGGGCGTCCCGTCCGGCCGCACGAGCGTCACCGTGCTCTCCACGGGGTGGCCGGCAATCTCGCTCACGGCGGACGCTGCAATCCGGGCCAGCGCGCACGCCGATGCCGCTTCCGAGTGTCCGCGGATATCCAGCAGGACCCCCGAGACGCGCCAGTCCACCTGTTGATCGATCATCATGCCCCAGTCCCCCATGTGTCGGTACGTCCTCATCGTAAAAGGCCCGGCCGGGGTGGCACACGAGTAGTGAGTACTCGCTTTTTGCGGGCCCGCCGAAGATTTGCGTTTCTGGCGTTTCGTACGTTTTTATACTTCTATACAAAACAGGCGCTAGACTGTGACTGTGGAAACTGAACCCAGCTCCGTCACCGTCGGAGCTCTGCGTGAGCATCTGCCCGACGTCGTCAATAGGGCGAACTACGGGCATGAGCGAGTTCAGATCACGCGCCACGGTAAGCCTGTGGCTTTCCTCATCGGCGTCGAGGACTTCGCACGCCTGGAGGAACTCGAAGACGCCGTGGATCTCGCCGAATTCCGGGCCGCCAAAGCCGACGACGATGGCCGTCGAGTGAGCCTGACTGAACTTCAGGCCGAACTCTAAACGTGGCCGGCTACGCGGTCGAATTCACCGCCGGAGCAGCCAAGGAAATCCGCAAACTGGAGACTGGTACGCGCAAGCGAATCCTGGCGTCTGTCGCGGGGCTGGCAAATGATCCGCGACCCGCTGGATGCAAGAAGCTTGCTGGCGAAGAGACCGCCTGGCGGGTCCGCATTGCTGACTATCGCGTTCTCTACGAAATCCATGACGACGTTCTGACCGTCCTCGTTGTGCGGGTCGTGCACCGACGCGAGGTCTACAAGAGGTGACGCCCGCCTGGCTGGCGCGGACAACCCTAAGTCAGTGCTACATGTCGAAGTAGGTGGCGGCTTCCTCGCCCGAGACCTTCCGGACGATCTCGTCGGCCACGTCCCGGAGCTTCTGGTTCCGGTGGCTGGAGACCTTCATCAGGATGGACATCGCCTCGGTCTGGCTGCAGCGGTTCTGGGCCATGATGATGCCGCAGGCAAGGTTTATGGCAGTACGGCTCATCATCGCCGCGCTCAGGTCATCAGCGGCGCTCTCTGCGGTTCCCACCCTGACTGCCAGGCGGACGGCACTGCCGGCGACGTCGGCGAAGCTTGCTGCCTCGCCGATGGTCTCCTCGGTGAATACGCCAGTGGCCGGCGCGAAGAAGTTCAGGACTGCGGCCGCGTTTTCGCCGAGTTCAAGCGGGACGCCCAGGACGCTGTGGATGCCCTCCTCGATCAGGCGTTCCTGGTAGCTCGGCCAGCGCGGGTCGGAGCGGACATCGGCCAACAGCACGGGGGTCGCTGCCTTCAACGCTGCGAGGCAGGGCCCGTCGCCCACGGCCTGTTCGATGCGGTCCAGATGGACGGCGCGCTCGGTGCTCCCGCCCACCGTTGTGGTTTTCCTGGCGTGCTTAAGCGTGACCCCGCACTCCACCGTGGCGCCGGCCGAGCGGCTCAGTGCGGACGCGGCGATGATCGAGAGCCCGCCCAGGAAATCAGCCACCGATCCCGTGCCGATAATCAGGTCCTGCAGCTCCAGGAGCAACTCATGTTCGGGCGAATTGGTCATGCCCAAATCTAGGCCGAACGGCGGGCGCTCACAAGCTATCCGGCCGCCTGCGGGGCCGCCACTTTGATGATCTCCAGGGCGTCAGGATCCAGCAGCTTCCGCGCGCCGGTCCGCGCGTCCCTGATCCAGATCAGGTCCAGGGAATGTACGACGTCGGTCACCCGGCCCTTGTGGAAGAGCTTGCCGTTGTGCCACGCCTCGATGTGGTCGCCGAGTTGGATTCTTACCGTCTGCACCTTGTCAGTGATCATGCTGTGCCCCCTGCTGGTTGTCCCCGTATGCCCAGCATGCCCCGGCCAGGTTGCCGCAGTGTTTCTGCCGGGTAAAAGCCCGGATTTCGACAAGCTCAACCACCGGATGGTGGAATGCCTTCATGACCAATGACGAGATTCGGCCTGTCTACTTCCTTTCGGACAGCACCGGCATCACCGCGGAAACGCTCGGGAACACCTTGTTGACGCAGTTCCCCGCGAACAACTTTGACCGCATCACGGTCCCGTTCATTACCACCGCCGAACAGGCCAGGACCGTGGTGGGCACCATCGACAAACTGGTCGCCACCGGCCCGAGGCCCATCGTCTTTTCCACGGCCGTCAGCAGCGACATCAGACAGGCCATTGCAACGTGCCAAGGGATCATCGTGGATCTGATCGGGACGCATGTGGGACAGCTGGAGGAAGCCCTCGGTTCCCCGGCCAGCGCTGAACCCGGCAGGGCCCACGGCCTCGGCAACGCGGAGCGGTATCAGTCCCGGATGGCCGCCGTCGAGTACGCCATGGAACACGACGACGGCCAGAGCCTGCGGGCGCTGGAAAAGGCTCAGGTCATCCTGGTGGCACCGTCCCGCTGCGGAAAAACGCCCACCACCATGTACCTGGCGCTGCAGCACGGCATCTTCGCCGCGAACTTCCCGCTGGTGGACGAGGATTTCCAACGGGAAGGGCTGCCCAGGCCGCTGCGGCCTTTTGTTGAGAAGTGTTTCGGGCTGTCCTCCAACCCCCTGCGGCTGAGCCAGATCCGCACCGAGCGGCGCCGCGGCTCACCGTACGCGTCGCTGCGGCAGTGCGGCTTCGAGCTGCGCAGCGCCGAGCAGCTATACGTCTCCCACCGGATCCCTTACTTGAATTCGGCCACCGTGTCCGTGGAGGAAATGGCCGCCACCATCCTGCAGCGGATGAACCTCAAACATTAGGGAAAATTTTCACAAGCCCGGTGTGGCGCACATCATGTTGGAAAGAGTGGCCTAGACCTGTCACTGTAGACAGGATCCGCGCCCACCAACCGGCCACAGCCGCGAGCGGGCAGCGCCCCGGCATGCCATCATCCCTGCAAAGGAGCAGCAAATATGACAACAGACATCCTGTGGTTCTCAGAACTCGGACTCAAGGACCTGGACCGGGTAGGCGGCAAGAACGCCTCCCTCGGCGAGATGGTGCAGAACCTCACCTCCGCCGGCGTCCAGGTCCCTGACGGCTTTGCCACGACGGCCGACGCCTACCGCAGCTTCCTGGCTGACTCGGGCCTGGACCAGAAGATCGCGGACCGGCTGGTGGGCCTGGACACCGATGACGTGACGGCCCTAGCAGCAGCGGGCAAGGAAATCCGGGCGCTGATGCGCGAGACGCCCTTCCTGCCGGACTTCGAGGCGCAGATCCGGAACGCCTACCAGCAGCTGGTGGACAAGCACGCGGGCTCCGAGGACCTCTCCTGGGCCGTCCGTTCCAGCGCCACGGCGGAGGACCTCCCTGATGCCTCCTTCGCCGGGCAGCAGGAGACCTTCCTGAACGTCCGCGGCATCGAGAACATCCTGATCGCCATCAAGGACGTGTTCGCGTCCCTCTACAACGACCGGGCCATCGCCTACCGCGTGCACCACAAGTTTGAACACGCCGAGGTGGCACTCTCGGCGGGCATCCAGCGGATGGTGCGCTCCGACGTCGGGGCTTCCGGAGTTATGTTCACCATGGATACTGAGTCCGGGTTCCAGGACGCCGTGTTCGTCACGTCGTCCTACGGCTTGGGCGAGGCCGTGGTCCAGGGCGCCGTGAACCCCGATGAGTTCTACGTCTACAAACCCGCGCTGCAGGCCGGCCGCCCCGCCATCCTCAAGCGCGGCCTGGGCGAGAAGGCCCTCCAGATGACCTACACCAACAGCCAGGAGATCGGCCGGACCATCGACTTCGTGCCGGTGGAGGCCTCCTTGCGGAGCCGCTTCAGCCTCAGCGACGCCGACGTCGAGCAGCTGGCCCGGCACGCCGTCGCCATCGAGAACCACTACGGCCGTCCCATGGACATCGAATGGGGCAAGGACGGGACCGACGGCGGCCTGTACATCCTGCAGGCACGCCCGGAGACGGTGCAGTCCCGCCGGGCCGCCGGCAGCCTCAGCCGTTTCCGCCTCAACGCGAGCGGCCGGGTCCTGGCCGAGGGCCGCGCCATCGGTCAGCGCATCGGTGCCGGCAGCGTCCGCATCCTCACATCCATCGACCAGATGGCCGCCTTCAAGACCGGCGACGTCCTCGTCGCGGACATGACCGACCCGGACTGGGAACCGATCATGAAGCGCGCCTCCGCCATCGTCACCAACCGCGGCGGACGCACGTGCCACGCGGCCATCATCGCCCGCGAACTGGGGATCCCCGCCGTCGTCGGCACCGGAAGTGCTACGGATTCCCTCTCCGACGGCCTCGAAGTGACCGTCTCCTGCGCCGACGGTGAGACCGGCACCATCTACGAAGGGCTCCTGGACTTCAGCGTCGAGGAAACCGCCATCACCGAGCTGCCGGACGCCCCGGTCAAGGTCATGATGAACGTCGGAACCCCGGAGCAGGCGTTCACGTTCGCCCAGCTGCCCAACCACGGCGTGGGCCTGGCCCGGCTGGAATTCATCATCAACCGCCAGATCGGCATCCACCCCAAGGCGCTCCTGAACCTGGACAGCCAGCCGGCGGACGTGGCCGCGGAAATCCGGGAACGGATAGCGGCGTACAGCAGCCCGCGCGACTACTACATCAAGCGCCTGGCCGAAGGGGTTTCCACCATCGCGGCGGCCTTCGCGCCGGAGCCGGTGATTGTGCGCATGTCCGACTTCAAGTCCAACGAGTACGCCAACCTCATCGGCGGACCGGCCTACGAGCCGCACGAAGAGAACCCGATGCTCGGCTTCCGCGGCGCCTCCCGGTACCTGGAGCCGTCCTTCCGGGACTGCTTCGACCTCGAGTGCGAGGCCCTGTCCTTCGTCCGCAACGAGATGGGGCTGACCAACGTCAAGCTCATGATCCCGTTCGTGCGGACCCTGGACGAGGCCCGCGGCGTCATCGAGCTGCTGGCAGAGAACGGCCTGGTCCGTGGCGAGAACGGCCTCGAAGTGATCATGATGTGTGAGATTCCGTCCAACGCCCTGCTCGCCGACGACTTCCTGGACTACTTCGACGGCTTCTCCATCGGCTCCAATGACATGACCCAGCTGGCCCTGGGCCTGGACCGGGATTCCGCGATTGTCTCGGGCGGCTTCGATGAACGCGATCCTGCCGTCAAGAAGCTCCTCAGCATGGCCATCAAGGCCTGCAAGGCGCGCGGCAAGTATGTCGGCATCTGCGGCCAGGGTCCCAGCGACCACGCGGACTTCGCCGAGTGGCTGGTCCAGGAAGGCATCGATTCCGTCTCCCTGAACCCGGACACCGTGGTGGACACCTGGCTCCGGCTCGCCGGCACCCCGGTGATTGAGTCTGTCGAAGTCCGCTAAACGCACGACGTCGGCACCCGGGTTGGGTGCCGACGTCGTTCTGGCGCTACGCAGGTTCCTTGTCGAGACCTAAATATCGGTGGCGCCAAGGAATATGCGGGTCACGGTCGGGTTTGCGCGTCGAAAACCGCAGAACGCGTACGACGGCGGGGCACGCCAGCCGCTGCCAGCTTGCGTTCCAGCTTGCCGGGCTGCATCAGATCGGCCCAATCCCACCTCACCACGTTGAACCCAGTGGCCCGGATTCTGTTCTCGCGCGTCTTTTCCTCCACCACCGCCTGCGACGCGGTCCGGCCCTTGAGGTACTCGGGTTTGAGGTACTTCTCCTCGCCATCGAATTCGCCAACAACCTTGGCCTGCTTCCAATAGAAGTCGGTGTAGCCCACCAGGCCGTCCCTGTCGTGGATGGCTTGCTGCAGGACCGGGGCTTCGAAGCCGGCCACGTGGATAAGGGCGCGGCTGTAGGACTCCCCTGCGGAACCGGACAAAGGGTCCGCGAAAGCCACGGCGGTCAGTATCCTCCGCCCCGCAGCCGTGGAGTACATAGATCCGATACCTGCCTCCAGTTCAGCCGTCGTCACGGCAGGCAGCCGCAGGGTCCGGTCTGGTCGAAGCACATGGTCCAGGGGTGCGGCAGCTTCGGTGAAAGGCGTGAACGCCGCCAGGTCCAGGACAGTGCGGATGCGGCCGGTGACGAGCAGGCCCTCCCGCCGGACCACCATCAGACCCGCCGGCGCAGCAAAGTGGCGGCGGACTCCAGCACGTGACCGGCCGCCGTCGTTCTTCATGGTGAGGGCCTGGACCGGGTGGTTCAGGCCGATGGTGGGTATTCCCCACACGCTGGCGGCAGAGTGGCGGGCGAAGACCGTGGGTTTCTCGAACGTTTCCGCAGCGGCCTGGACGCGGAGGCGATACTGGTCCCACGGCTTCAGCCCCTTCCACGTGGGCCCGTCGGTGTAGACGCCGTGCCGGACGCGGACCAGGGAACCGGCCTTTACGCGCTTGGCAAGGTCATCCGGGGTCAACCCGTGAAGGACGCGGTCGCGGGCCAAGAGAAGCGGTGGAAGATCCGTCATGTAGCGAAGATGCCAGCTGCGCGCCCTCGGCGCGAGGGGTAGGTGCCGCTATGTGGAGAAGTCCTGGCGACGCGCTTGTCCGTTTCCGACCCGCACCTCCACGGGCGCACCCGGAATACGGACTGCGTCGTGGAATATCGGCCTCGAAAACGAATTTGCGCGTCACAGAACCGGAGAGGAACGCACGACGTCGGCCCCCGGTTGGGTGCCGACGTCGAACGTTAATGTCAGACCTGGTTGATGCGGATCATGTTGCCGGACGGGTCGCGGAAGGCGCAGTCGCGCGGGCCCCACGGCTGGACGATGGGTTCCTGGAGCACCTCGGCGCCGGACGCCCGGAGGGTTTCGAAGGTGGCGTCGAGATCGTCCGTGTTGAATACGAGCATGGGCATAACGCCCTTGGTGAGCAGCTCCTGGATGGCGTCCCCGTCGGCCTGGGAGCGGCCGGCGTGCGGAGGGCTGAGGACGATCTCGAGGTCGGGCTGGGCGGCACTGCCGAGTGTGACCCAGCGCTGTCCGTCCGAGCCGACGTCGTTCCGGACTTCCAGGCCAAGGGCGTCACGGTAGAAGGCGAGGGACTCATCGAGATCGTTGACAGTGACGTGTGCGTACTTCAATGAAATGTTCATGTCTCCCACGCTAGGGGAGTGGCTATGAAGAGGCTTCTTCAATCCTGCTCGGTTTGCGCGAGGGCCGGGTGTGCTGCCGGGCGATGCACGTGGGCATTGCTTTCACGGCGTGGTGTTCGCGGGCCCGGTAGGCGCTGGGCGTTATGCCGACGATCTCGGTGAACCGCGAGCTGAACGAACCCAGGGACGTGGAGCCCACTTCCATGCACGCGTCGGTCACGCTAACGCCGGCGCGCAGCAGCGCCATGGCACGTTCGATCCGCCGCGTCATGAGGTAGTTGTATGGCGTTTCGCCGTAGGCCGCCTTGAACTGGCGGGAGAAGTGCGCCGCTGACATAAGGGCGCCGGCGGCCATGGTGGGCACGTCCAGTGGCCGGGCGTACTCGCGGTCGATCAGGTCCCGGGCCCGGCGCAAATGGGCCAGGTTGGCCAGCTCCTGCGGTGTCATGAGGCAAGTCTAGTAGCGCCCCACTCCCGGTGGTCGAGCCTGTCCGCCCGGTGATTGAGCTTGTCGAAATCCCGGCGATGCGGAAACGGCGTGGCGCTACGGAACCGGCCTGGCGATCGATTCGTGTCACGATGCAGCGTGGCGCTACGCATATGCCGTGAAAATGCTCGGGCAGCCGTGCCAGACAGACAGCTGTGCATGGAGCATACTGAGGCATGACTGACCGCGACGACTTCCTAGCCTGGGTAAAGTCCGCGCTTTACGAAGCGGAACTAGCCCTTCACAACGGCGATTCGGCCCCGCGCCGGGCAATCTGGTCACGTAACGAACCCGTGAGCATCCTGGGTGCGTGGCGCAACGCCTATGGCCAGCATGAGCTGGACGGGCTCTTCGCCGACCTCGAGAAGAGTTTCTCCGACTGCACGTCGTACACGTTCGAACTGCAGGCGTATGACGTCTTGGATGACATGGCCTATACCGCCGGACTGGAGCAAACCTCCGCCTCCGTCAACGGTCAGCCGCGAAGCTACACCTTGCGTGCCACGCAGGTGTATCGCCGCGAAGGCGGCGAATGGAAGGTGGCCCATCGGCATGCCGACACTGTTGTCGAGTGACCGTGCCACGCGCGTCGCGTGAACCGGGTAGAGATCCGTTGCCGGGCGTCGAACCGCAGTTAGGCGCGGACAGGACGCGGCCCTTTACGCCAGAAGGTGGAGAAATAGGGTACATTTTGTTTTCTTAATTCACCAACGCCCGGTGTACTCTTCCAAGGTTAGGCTTCCCTAAATCGCCGAAGACACCTATGGACCACACGCTATGAGCACCCAACTTGACCTTCAACGCCTGTCGCTTGCCTCGAACCTCGCGAGCAACGGTGACAGGACTGCCGTTGCCACCAGCAATGGTGTCTTGACGTATCGGGAACTGGCCGACCGTGTTGAGGAGCTGGGCCGGCGACTCGGTACCGAACGACGCCTGGTGGCCCTGACGGCCGGTAACGATGTTGACTCGCTGGTGGGGTACTTGGCGGCCATGGCGGCCGGTCATCCGCTGATCCTCCTGCCCGCGGACAAGCCTGCTGCCCTGGAGTCCCTGGTCGCGGCCTATGATCCGGACGTTATCCTCAGTTCCGCGAACGGCCGGACAGTACTGGAGGAGCGACGGCCTGGCACCGGACACACCCTGCACCCGGACCTGGCCCTTCTGTTGAGCACCTCGGGTTCCACCGGGTCACCCAAGCTTGTGCGGCTGTCCTACGACAACCTCCAGGCGAACGCAGAGTCCATCGCGGAATACCTCGGCATCACGGAGTACGACCGGGCAATGACCACGCTGCCCATGTCCTACTGCTATGGACTGTCAGTGATCAACAGCCACCTGCTGCGTGGTGCCAGCCTCGTCCTGACGGATCTGTCCGTGGTGGACCCCTGCTTCTGGGATCTGTTCCGCAGCGAGGGTGCCACATCGTTCGCAGCCGTTCCCTACACCTTCGAGTTGCTCGAGCGGGTGGGGTTCGCCGCGATGAATCTGCCCACGCTCAGGTATGTGACCCAGGCTGGCGGCAGGCTCGGCCCCGACCTGGTCCGGCGTTACGCCGGACTGGGCGCAAGGAGCGGCTGGGATCTCTTTGTGATGTACGGCCAGACGGAGGCCACCGCACGCATGGCATACCTCCCTCCCCGGCTGGCAGGTACGTCGCCGGGCGCCATCGGAATCCCTGTCCCCGGCGGCGCCTTCCGGATAGACCCGGTCCCTGGACTGGAGCATGGGGAGCTGGTCTATTCCGGACCCAACGTGATGCTGGGTTACGCACAGACGCCGGAGGACCTCGGCCTCGGGCGGACTGTGGATGAACTCCGCACCGGAGACCTGGCACGCCAGACCGCTGACGGACTGTACGAGGTAGTGGGAAGGCGCAGCCGGTTCGTCAAGATCGTCGGCCTCCGCGTCGACCTTGGACAGGTGGAACGGATCCTTGCCGACCTTGGTATTCAGGCCGCGAGTGCCGGCACGGACCAGGGACTCGTGGTCGCCGTCGAGGGTGAACACGACCCAGCGCTGCTGGGCAAGCTCCTCGCCCAGGGCATAGGCTTGCCACGCGCTGCCCTGGAAGTCCATGCGGTCCGGGAGCTTCCGCGCCTGGCGTCCGGCAAGCTGGACTACCCGGCCGTCCTGGCCCTCGCCAAACCCACAGTTCAAGACGCGCCTTCCAGCGCGAACTCCGGAGCTAAGCCGCGGGACAGTGTGGTGCGCATCTTTGAAGACACGCTGGAGCTGGAAGACATTTCCGACGACGACACGTTCGTTTCGCTGGGCGGGGACTCGCTTTCGTATGTGGCGGCGTCCGTGCGGCTTGAGCAGGCATTGGGACATTTGCCCCCGGATTGGCATATCACCCCGGTGGGAGTGCTGGGGGCCCGCTTTGAACAGCCGCGGCCGCGGAAGCGCCGCCCCTTCGCCCGGCTTGAAACCAGCATTGTGCTGCGGGCGGTCTCCATTTTCCTGATTGTCAGCACCCATATTGGATTCCTGCACTGGCAGGGTGCGGCCCACGTGCTCATGGCTGTTGCGGGGTTCAACTTCGCACGGTTCCAGCTGTCCGGGGAACGCATGCCGCGGCTGCGGAAGCAAGTGGCCAGCCTGGCCAGGGTGATCGTCCCCAGCATGGTCTTCATCGGCTTCGCCTACCTGATCACCGACAGATACAGCCTGGCGAATATCGTCCTCCTGAACGCCATTATCGGACCCGAAGAGGTGACCACCCGGTCGCATTTCTGGTTCATCGAGGTGCTCGTCTACGTGTTGGTCAGCATGACGGCCCTGCTCGCCCTGCCCTGGGCAAGCCGTGCCGAAAAGCGCTTCCCGTTCCTTTTTCCGCTCGTGCTGCTCGCCGCCGGGCTGCTCACCCGCTATGAGCTTTTTGAGCCGGGAATTCCGCACACAACGCCCATATTCTGGCTTTTCGCGCTGGGATGGGCGGTTGCCCGGGCCCGCCATATTCTTCAGCGAGGCGCCGTCAGTGTCGTTGCCGCTTTGACCATCCCGGGGTTCTTCGACAACCCCGCCCGTGAACTGACTGTCCTGGCCGGGATACTCCTGCTTCTCTGGCTGCCCAGCATTCCCGTCCCGGCCGGACTCCGGCGCCTCACCGTTCTGCTGGCCAGCGCGTCCCTGCACATCTATCTGGTGCATTGGCTGGTCTACCCGCTGCTGGTTGAGCTCAGTCCCGCCCTCGCCGTTGTGGCCTCATTGGCCGCAGGCTCCGCGTACTGGGCACTCTGCAGCCTGGCGCCAACGGTCATCGGCCGCACCAAGAGGCGGATCCTATCCGCCCGGTGAGCCGGGTTACCCTCCTGCCCAGGTGCGCTCCAAAGACCACGGCAAAACCCGGGACACACCGGGCTATTGCGTGTCCCGGACGAAGGAAGTGGGGAGAAACGCCCGACGGCGGCAGGCGCCCCGCAGCCCGCGCCGGTTGGCTGCCCCTCTGGAGCCCTATCGGGCTGAGGCGCCGGGCGCTCAGCTGCGACATTTTATAGGCCTAAGTGTTAGAAATCGGCAAGGATTCTCGCATTTACGGACTCAGTACCTGCTGCCCGCCGGTCGTAGCGACGCGCAAACGGCCTGGCGCTACGCAAGCGCTTTGGGGACACAGAAATACGCGTGTCGCCAGAGCGGTTGTGCGTCCTGAGTGAACATGCGCGTCGTCAGCACGCGAAGGCCTCGGTGGTCGAGCCTGTCAGTAATCCCGGTTCGACGGTCTCAACCACCGGGAATCAGCGGCAGATCGCGGCTCGGGCCGCCACGCGAGCGATCTCCAGGACCCGGGGATCCAACAACTTCCGTGTGCCGGTGTTCCCGTCGTAGATCCAGATCAGTTCCACTGAACGGACGACGGCGGTGTCCCTGCCCTGGTGAAAGAGCTGCCGTTATGCCCGGCTGTCAGTCGTCGGTGGGGAGAACTGAGGTAATTTCCGAGATGGGCCGAAGGTGCAGTTCGAGTAGTTGGAGTGCGGCGGCCGCATCGTGCTTCGAGAGGGCATCGACAATGGCTCGGTGTTGCTTGTTGATGATTTCCACCCGCTCTGGTCTGGCGGTCAGGGCTCGGACGGCGACTCGCTGCTGACGGGAGCGTAGGGTGTCATAGAGTTCCGTGAGAACCGTGTTGTCAGCCGCAGCAACCATGGCCCGGTGAAAGCGCCGGTCGAGGTAAGACACGGTGAACCAATCTAGAGCGTCGCCGGCCTCTTCCATCTGCTCAATCAGGCCAAACATCTCGACCGGCACTCTACGCTCTAGCGCGCACATAACACTGAGGGCGTGACCTTCAATGAGCAGGCGAGTCCGGTAGACCTCTTCCAGTTCGCGGGAGGTTACAGTCCGAACTTGTGCTCCCTTGCGCGGCAGCAAACTTATGAATCGCTCAGCCGCCAGTTGGTGGAAAGCTTCACGGACTGGCGTGCGGGAAACGCCAACAGCCTCACTAACCCACTGCTCATCCAAGAAGCGACCAGCTTCTATGCTGCCCCTGATGATTTCGTCACGCAGCCACTCGTACACGCGGATTCTAGCTGGTCCGGCCTGCGTGGGAGGAGGAACCTCGATGTCCGTCATAGTTACCTTCTCTTCGGTGGGCGAGCGTGTGTATATGCCTCGTATACTCAGCGTCACGCAAAACAGATCTTTCCTAAAGCAATGCGTCGGCAAGCCTTACTAGGCTTCACCCGCGCCACGTTCACAGTGGCATTATTTTCGCCATATCTCAAGTATCCCTTGTGTATACGTGACGGATATGTTCTTCTGTAGTGACCGCGGATGTGGCGCGGGACACGTCGGCTAGTTCTTATGAGGAGTAATCCATGTATGCAGTTCCCCCCAACCGCCAGTTCGCCGTATGGCTGTCCGACCCCAGTTTTGCGGCTGCCGAGATAGCTCGCGGCATTGGCTACGGGGCCGTTGTCTTGGACATAGAGCATGGCTCTTTCGACCTTGCTGACCTTGAGCGCTTTATCCCCTTCCTTAAGTCCCTGGACTTGGATGTCATTGCAAAGGTTCTGGGTCCGGAGCGCGGCCCAATCCAGCAGGCGCTTGACTTCGGTGCCAATGCAGTGGTGATTCCCCACGTTGAGAATCTTGCCCATGCACGGGCAGTCACTGCTTTCGCCAAATTCCCGCCGCTGGGCGACCGGAGCTTCGCTGGTGGCCGGACCAGCTCTTACGGCGGATTTACTGACGAGTGGGTTGCTGAACAGGATGCCAAGACCCGCTGCTACCCGATGATTGAAGATGCGGGCGCACTGGACGACGTCGAGGCCATCCTCGCCCTGGACACTGTTGACGGTGTGTTTGTCGGCCCGTCGGATCTCTCGTTGCGCCGAAACCGGGGTGCGTACTCGCGTAAGGAAGGCGATTTTGCTGACCTGGAGCGCGTAGCCAAGGCAGCGGCGGCTGCGGGCAAAGCCTGGGTCTTGCCGGCGTGGAGCCTTGAGGAAAAGGAATTCGCGCTTCGAAACGGTGCTGATCAGCTGGCTCTCATCATGCAGCACGGCGCCCTCATGACGGGTCTCTCCGCTCCGTTTGAGCAGGCCCGCACGCTTGCCGATTCGCGCTCGTCCCATGCGCACGTATAA
It encodes:
- a CDS encoding nuclear transport factor 2 family protein translates to MTDRDDFLAWVKSALYEAELALHNGDSAPRRAIWSRNEPVSILGAWRNAYGQHELDGLFADLEKSFSDCTSYTFELQAYDVLDDMAYTAGLEQTSASVNGQPRSYTLRATQVYRREGGEWKVAHRHADTVVE
- a CDS encoding AMP-binding protein, which produces MSTQLDLQRLSLASNLASNGDRTAVATSNGVLTYRELADRVEELGRRLGTERRLVALTAGNDVDSLVGYLAAMAAGHPLILLPADKPAALESLVAAYDPDVILSSANGRTVLEERRPGTGHTLHPDLALLLSTSGSTGSPKLVRLSYDNLQANAESIAEYLGITEYDRAMTTLPMSYCYGLSVINSHLLRGASLVLTDLSVVDPCFWDLFRSEGATSFAAVPYTFELLERVGFAAMNLPTLRYVTQAGGRLGPDLVRRYAGLGARSGWDLFVMYGQTEATARMAYLPPRLAGTSPGAIGIPVPGGAFRIDPVPGLEHGELVYSGPNVMLGYAQTPEDLGLGRTVDELRTGDLARQTADGLYEVVGRRSRFVKIVGLRVDLGQVERILADLGIQAASAGTDQGLVVAVEGEHDPALLGKLLAQGIGLPRAALEVHAVRELPRLASGKLDYPAVLALAKPTVQDAPSSANSGAKPRDSVVRIFEDTLELEDISDDDTFVSLGGDSLSYVAASVRLEQALGHLPPDWHITPVGVLGARFEQPRPRKRRPFARLETSIVLRAVSIFLIVSTHIGFLHWQGAAHVLMAVAGFNFARFQLSGERMPRLRKQVASLARVIVPSMVFIGFAYLITDRYSLANIVLLNAIIGPEEVTTRSHFWFIEVLVYVLVSMTALLALPWASRAEKRFPFLFPLVLLAAGLLTRYELFEPGIPHTTPIFWLFALGWAVARARHILQRGAVSVVAALTIPGFFDNPARELTVLAGILLLLWLPSIPVPAGLRRLTVLLASASLHIYLVHWLVYPLLVELSPALAVVASLAAGSAYWALCSLAPTVIGRTKRRILSAR
- a CDS encoding GntR family transcriptional regulator, with the protein product MTDIEVPPPTQAGPARIRVYEWLRDEIIRGSIEAGRFLDEQWVSEAVGVSRTPVREAFHQLAAERFISLLPRKGAQVRTVTSRELEEVYRTRLLIEGHALSVMCALERRVPVEMFGLIEQMEEAGDALDWFTVSYLDRRFHRAMVAAADNTVLTELYDTLRSRQQRVAVRALTARPERVEIINKQHRAIVDALSKHDAAAALQLLELHLRPISEITSVLPTDD
- a CDS encoding HpcH/HpaI aldolase family protein — protein: MYAVPPNRQFAVWLSDPSFAAAEIARGIGYGAVVLDIEHGSFDLADLERFIPFLKSLDLDVIAKVLGPERGPIQQALDFGANAVVIPHVENLAHARAVTAFAKFPPLGDRSFAGGRTSSYGGFTDEWVAEQDAKTRCYPMIEDAGALDDVEAILALDTVDGVFVGPSDLSLRRNRGAYSRKEGDFADLERVAKAAAAAGKAWVLPAWSLEEKEFALRNGADQLALIMQHGALMTGLSAPFEQARTLADSRSSHAHV